The genomic window GGGGTAGACCAGGCACTCAACCGCGAGCCGCACGAGCGGGCTTGCGCTTCTTCGGCGGCCCGCTAGCGCGTTTCGTCGGCTTTAGTGCCCTGTTAGACAGCCCACCCTTTCCTCGGACGGCGCGGGTAGTATTGAGAACGCCTCGAAGCGCCTCGTTGACCGCGGCATCGGAAGGGAAGGCCTCAGCGACTTCCGGCTCGAGCAGGACAAGATTGCTTCCATCCTTTCGAAGCCGCGCGGCGTACTTCCCCCGTACGCCACCCTTCATCGAGGCAAAGTCGTACTCCGGCCGGAGCTCGTCGTAATCTGGTGGACTATTTTTGCTCATAGAATGCTCGCTCGCGCCTCGTCGCTCGTCGGGCGCTGACGATGCGGATTGTGTCGTCACGTTCGGCGTGCGCGACGACGAGGAGCCGGCCGCGCGTCGACGCTCCAATCGTCACGAAACGCCGTTCCCCCGTCGAGTGGCTCTCGTCGGGAAAGGTCGTCGAAAGCGGATCTTCCAGCACGGTCGCAGCCTCAGGGAAGCTCACGCGGTGCTTCTTTAGGTTCGCAGCAGCCTTTGCGGGATCCCAAGTGAAGTGCACCTCGCCAGTATAGAACTCGCCCGGCTCATCTCAGTCACGTCGATAGCGACGTATTGCCCGGGATACCGTATCTCAAAGTCCGCACGACACTTTTCCGCGTAAATCTTCTCTTCCGGTCAAGCGATTGATCGCGGGTCGGCCGGATAAAGCTCCATGCCCGGAGAGTAGCACACCACGCTGACGGTCCGGCCGTCCACCAGAGCCGGTCGCATGTCGGCGAAGCATGTCCAGCGGATCCTGGCGGGTACTCACCCCAAGGACCTCCCGGTCGAGAACTACGACAAGATCGAACTCGCCCTCAATCTCCGCACCGCCCGGGAGATCGGCCTCACGATCCCGCCGTCTGTCCGCATCCGGGCGGCCAAGGTTATCGAGTAAGTCGCCGTTTCGGTGACCGGCGTCAGACCAGCCTGCCCCTAAAACCACAGGACCCGGCGGCGCAGGTCGAAGTCGGAGAGCAGAGCGCGGGGTGGCCCCTCGTGGGGGCAGGCGCTTGTCGCGTCGCGCCAGTCGAGCACTCGCGAAGGTCCGTGAAGAGCGTCCGTGGTGAACTCGTCTACCGACGAGACAGCGCGTTC from Candidatus Methylomirabilota bacterium includes these protein-coding regions:
- a CDS encoding ABC transporter substrate binding protein, whose translation is MSAKHVQRILAGTHPKDLPVENYDKIELALNLRTAREIGLTIPPSVRIRAAKVIE
- a CDS encoding BrnT family toxin produces the protein MHFTWDPAKAAANLKKHRVSFPEAATVLEDPLSTTFPDESHSTGERRFVTIGASTRGRLLVVAHAERDDTIRIVSARRATRRERAFYEQK